One window from the genome of Anopheles coluzzii chromosome X, AcolN3, whole genome shotgun sequence encodes:
- the LOC120958850 gene encoding uncharacterized protein LOC120958850, translating into MHLHPWNTLLPRYATRAGSCSCNTKADSTSLVATLKEELGTAMNSRFLLVALLLRISRADWVEIPQVKPSPPLTQGVSISTTIKPATIDGHVLSHSHLLLSHLSGDRRRVGSHWLPSVAGGSGSSSSTSSYIRWHRPVNDLLENHGLNMSESRRVPAWVGTTTWQEAHQHPSVTLVNISNKMEQLHDAESDEDSHGDGQYPVIHTELLPFGNRYEEESIESIAANGAPKAILHYVAPSVAHFDDFDDYDEILPQVHQVKPKPPNSEIEVEEEEEYVEEEDLEEVHEPDRTIEEFETVEQAKLPSNLHVHPQPPTGLGGFLDFLRRMQVSFVQRTAHTIGDKIRMLAGMRDQLLSTIERRIAVLWRGNNDMYQSEQRSRAKRGWMEPHADTEAMDFPSAEGALLTISFLTFAVFLIKLVLQVINTIKAKHYTYSTFAAATPVSGGLLVKRTRRQTVDPHELQVILGALNGFRPT; encoded by the exons ATGCACCTGCACCCTTGGAACACACTTCTTCCACGATATGCCACACGCGCCGGAAGTTGCAGTTGCAACACGAAAGCTGACTCGACCAGTTTGGTCGCAACATTGAAGGAAGAGCTCGGTACTGCTATGAATTCTCGGTTCCTACTAGTGGCACTGCTATTGCGGATATCACGGGCCGATTGGGTCGAGATACCGCAGGTCAAACCATCGCCTCCGCTAACCCAAGGAGTATCCATCAGCACCACAATCAAACCCGCCACCATCGACGGTCACGTGTTATCCCACTCGCATCTGCTATTGTCCCATCTTTCTGGCGACCGGAGAAGAGTGGGCAGTCATTGGTTGCCATCTGTAGCTGGTGGTAGtggcagtagcagtagtaccTCCTCTTATATCCGCTGGCATCGACCTGTAAATGATTTACTCGAAAACCATGGCCTAAACATGAGCGAATCTCGTCGGGTACCAGCCTGGGTGGGTACAACGACCTGGCAAGAAGCACATCAACACCCGTCCGTTACGCTAGTGAATATTTCAAACAAGATGGAACAGTTGCACGATGCCGAAAGTGACGAGGACTCGCATGGCGACGGTCAGTACCCGGTGATACACACAGAGCTGCTTCCGTTCGGAAATCGGTACGAGGAAGAGTCGATCGAATCGATCGCTGCGAACGGAGCACCAAAGGCCATCCTTCATTATGTGGCACCGTCCGTGGCTCACTTTGACGATTTCGATGACTACGACGAAATATTGCCGCAGGTGCATCAGGTGAAGCCAAAACCTCCGAACAGCGAGATAGAAgtagaggaggaggaggagtacgTAGAAGAGGAAGACCTAGAAGAGGTGCACGAACCGGATAGGACCATCGAGGAATTTGAAACAGTGGAGCAAGCGAAACTACCGAGTAATCTTCATGTGCATCCCCAACCACCGACGGGACTAGGTGGATTTCTCGACTTTCTCCGACGCATGCAGGTCAGCTTCGTGCAGCGAACGGCACACACGATCGGTGACAAGATAAGAATGCTGGCCGGGATGCGCGATCAGCTCCTGAGCACCATTG AGCGACGGATTGCCGTTCTATGGCGGGGTAACAACGATATGTACCAGTCCGAGCAGCGTAGCCGGGCCAAGCGCGGTTGGATGGAACCGCACGCAGACACGGAGGCCATGGACTTCCCGTCAGCCGAAGGGGCGCTGCTTACCATTTCTTTTCTCACCTTCGCCGTATTTCTGATCAAGCTGGTGCTACAGGTGATCAACACGATCAAGGCGAAACACTACACGTACAGCACATTCGCGGCGGCCACACCGGTGTCGGGCGGATTACTAGTTAAACGCACCCGGCGCCAAACGGTTGATCCGCACGAACTGCAGGTGATCCTGGGTGCACTCAATGGCTTTCGGCCCACGTAG
- the LOC125906736 gene encoding uncharacterized protein LOC125906736 — protein MREAITAQERLLITLRYLATGETFASLQYLFRVSKSSIAKIVKDVCACLNKHLRSYVKMPSTAEEWKEKSKKFEQRWNFPHAIGSIDGKHVQVEKPSNSGSEYYNYQHYFSIVLLAVVDADYNFLHADIGGKGGISDGGVFKNTRLYQRLENNSLNVPEPEPLRVPYAMRVPYFLLGDKAFAFTRYCIRPFGGMHAEGTIERVFNKRHSRARMIVENVFGILANRFRINKSPILLEPEDAKTVIMTTIYLHNFLRQSASRNTYTRPSSFDRVVNGRFVEGERAPATMSGLQGIPCRTPNDLLNIRLHIAHDLKYNNQLNH, from the exons ATGCGAGAAGCGATCACGGCCCAAGAAAGGCTTTTAATAACATTGCGGTATTTGGCAACGGGGGAGACATTTGCAAGTTTGCAATACTTGTTTCGG GTTTCTAAATCATCGATTGCCAAAATTGTAAAggatgtgtgtgcttgtttaaataaacatttgcgGAGCTATGTAAAG ATGCCGTCCACAGCAGAAGAATGGAAGGAGAAATCAAAAAAGTTTGAACAAAGGTGGAATTTTCCGCATGCAATTGGGTCCATTGATGGCAAACACGTACAAGTGGAAAAGCCTAGTAATAGTGGATCAGAGTATTACAACTATCAACATTATTTCAGCATTGTTTTACTTGCGGTAGTAGATGCCGATTACAACTTTTTACATGCAGATATTGGAGGAAAAGGTGGAATATCTGACGGAGGTGTATTTAAAAACACACGCTTATACCAGAGGCTGGAAAACAACAGTTTGAATGTACCGGAACCTGAACCACTGCGAGTTCCATATGCAATGCGAGTACCTTACTTTCTTTTAGGCGATAAAGCGTTTGCTTTTACCAGGTACTGCATTCGACCATTTGGAGGCATGCATGCGGAAGGGACAATTGAAAGAGTTTTCAACAAACGTCACTCTCGTGCTCGAATGATCGTTGAAAATGTGTTCGGGATTTTAGCCAACCGTTTCCGCATTAATAAAAGCCCGATTCTGCTAGAGCCAGAAGATGCTAAAACGGTTATTATGACAACAATATATCTCCATAATTTTCTTCGACAGAGTGCTTCACGCAATACATACACTCGCCCTTCATCTTTTGACAGGGTcgtcaatgggcgttttgtagAAGGCGAGAGAGCTCCAGCTACAATGAGCGGACTACAAGGCATACCCTGTCGCACGCCAAACGACTTGTTGAATATACGTTTACACATTGCACATGATCTTAAGTATAATAACCAACTTAATCATTAA
- the LOC120950084 gene encoding uncharacterized protein LOC120950084, with protein sequence MSNKVVNIVCQTSSENHPVILENYETYLEPRQHDMKCLLAYDPTISKVDDKVGNMLLVSGEKKLYIGQIHVPTDDTLESAPADLLRTYVARRNKETGKMRLYEVRATTLKHISLDRPAGDGQTTAELDLRQLLRLQSKFNARLGRRNLLLMNKRMDMSVMEEKLERTIAETVPKEPSATAASSEGTVTDLSSQSGNTMGDVLQSELLAKSKPDAKSLRDLYDAKQLIGLEVWQKLLEPARQLLQVPVEDLQMANAYLENKVKAAMQSSEPADQANLATVRICLYMDVLVRLLGPKAYQMAFKQEHLSVFTNVLDEPIRHSFLQSVRKETSTRFQVTKYTHIKALMYYLALAFAMEGQEALVVETLHRSLGVPRSQLLMYGRAVGARYNAKSDQFTLGTRQMSDKSEQLADMLAGHRRGVKRSRQN encoded by the exons ATGTCGAACAAAGTTGTTAATATTGTCTGTCAGACTTCTAGCGAGAACCATCCGGTGATAC tGGAAAACTACGAAACTTATCTCGAGCCCCGGCAGCATGACATGAAGTGTTTGCTAGCGTATGACCCCACCATCTCGAAGGTGGACGACAAGGTCGGCAACATGTTGCTGGTATCTGGTGAGAAGAAGCTGTACATCGGGCAGATTCACGTTCCGACCGACGACACACTTGAATCGGCGCCGGCCGACTTGCTGCGTACGTACGTGGCCCGACGCAACAAGGAAACGGGCAAAATGCGGCTATACGAGGTGCGAGCCACCACTCTGAAGCACATCAGTCTGGACCGACCGGCAGGTGACGGACAGACTACTGCCGAGTTGGACTTGCGACAGCTGCTACGACTGCAGAGCAAATTTAATGCCCGGCTGGGCCGTCGAAACCTCCTCCTGATGAACAAGCGAATGGACATGTCAGTGATGGAAGAGAAGCTGGAGCGAACAATTGCCGAGACGGTGCCGAAGGAGCCGTCTGCAACGGCGGCATCGTCCGAGGGTACTGTAACGGACCTGTCCTCACAGTCCGGCAACACGATGGGCGATGTACTGCAGAGCGAGCTGCTAGCCAAATCAAAGCCGGACGCAAAATCGCTCCGAGATCTTTACGATGCCAAGCAGCTTATAGGGTTGGAAGTGTGGCAAAAACTTCTGGAACCGGCCCGGCAGCTGCTGCAGGTACCTGTCGAGGACTTGCAGATGGCTAATGCTTACCTCGAAAACAAGGTGAAGGCGGCAATGCAGTCGAGCGAACCGGCAGACCAAGCAAACTTAGCCACCGTCCGGATCTGTCTGTACATGGACGTGTTGGTCCGGCTGCTTGGCCCCAAGGCATATCAAATGGCATTTAAACAGGAGCACCTCTCGGTCTTTACCAATGTGCTCGACGAGCCGATCCGGCACAGCTTCCTGCAGTCCGTTCGGAAGGAGACGAGCACGCGCTTCCAGGTGACGAAGTACACGCACATCAAGGCGCTCATGTACTATCTGGCTCTTGCGTTTGCGATGGAGGGGCAAGAAGCGCTGGTTGTGGAAACGCTGCACAGATCGCTGGGTGTACCGCGAAGCCAGCTGTTAATGTACGGACGTGCTGTCGGTGCACGGTACAACGCAAAAAGTGATCAGTTTACACTTGGTACGAGACAAATGAGTGACAAGAGTGAGCAGCTGGCGGACATGTTAGCTGGACATAGACGGGGTGTCAAACGATCGCGTCAAAATTGA